A stretch of DNA from Pagrus major chromosome 22, Pma_NU_1.0:
ttggtggattggatgattgaagtctgaagacatattggcaatttaacaaacaggagcctcagtaacatgtggaagaaccatacacAGCTACAACAGCCTGGtacctcctcctcatgctggtcaccagccTGGTTAGAAatatgcacacatactgtatctggttatgtttttgatgactcacattttacttgtttttgttcattcagAGATTCTCACTGAGTGCCAGCTCAAACTCAAAACCAACCTAAAGAAGAGGTTTCACTGTGTGTTCgagaaaatcacaaaagcagGAAGTTCGAAACCTCTCCATGAGATCTACACTGAGATCTATATCATGATGGAAGAAACGGGAGAGGTCAACAtggaacatgaggtcagacagattgaaactGCAACCTGGAAACCAGCAACGCCGGAAACAACAATCAGATGTGaggacatctttaaagcctcacctggaagagatgaaccaatcagaacaatgatgacaaagggagtggctggcatcgggaaaacagtcttaacacagaagttcactctggactgggctgaagacaaagccaaccaggacatacacttcacatttccattcactttcagagagctgaatgtgctgaaagagaaaaagttcagcttggtggagcttgttcatcacttcttcactgaaaccaaagaagcaggaatctgcagctttgaagagttccaggttgtgttcatctttgatggtctggatgagtgtcgacttcctctggacttccacaacactgagatcctgactgatgttacagagtccacctcagtggatgtgctgctgacaaacctcatcagggggaaactgcttccTTCTGCTcacctctggataaccacacgacctgcagcagccaatcagatccctagcgagtgtgttgacatggtgacagaggtcagagggttcactgacccacagaaggaggagtacttcaggaagagattcagagatgaggagcaggccagcagaatcatctcccacatcaagacatcacgaagcctccacatcatgtgccacatcccagtcttctgctggatcactgctacagttctggagaatgtgttgaagaccagagagggaggagagctgcccaagaccctgactcagatgtacatccacttcctggtggttcagtccaaagtgaagaacgtcaagtatgatggaggagctgagagagatccacactggactccagagagcaggaagatgattgagtctctgggaaaactggcttttgagcagctgcagaaaggaaacctgatcttctatgaatcagacctgacagagtgtggcatcgatatcagagcagcctcagtgtactcaggagtgttcacagagatctttaaagaggagagtggactgtaccaggacaaggtgttctgcttcatccatctgagtgttcaggagtttctggctgctcttcatgtccatctgacattcatcaactctggaTTCAATCTGCTGGCCGAAGCAAGATGGTGGTGGGCTAGAACTTTGGCCTACCTGTGGTCTATAGTATTTGGAGATAACTCTAAACTATCACATGTCCACCAGAATGCTGTGAAgaaggccttacagagtccaaatggacacctggacttgttcctccgcttcctcctgggtctttcactggATACAAATCAGAATCTCCTCCGTGGTCTGCTTACAGAGAAAGGAAGTAGCTTAGAGACCAATCAGGAAACTGTCCagtacatcaagaagaagatcagtgagaatcAGTCTCCAGAGAGAggcatcaatctgttccactgtctgaatgaactgaatgatggttcACTAGTGGAGGAGGTCCAACAGTACCTGAGttcaggaagtctctccacagataaactgtctcctgctcagtggtcagctctgggcttcatcttactgtcatcagaaaaagATCTGAATGTGTTTGACCTGAggaaatactctgcttcagaggaggctcttctgaggctgctgccagtggtcaaagcctccaacaaagctctgtaagtggACTGATACTTGGCCAATAATgtatgtaaaacatttttttttttttaaactggaattcttacagaaaacatttttctaaattgattgttttggcttcattttcatcttcctcagcctgagtggctgtaacctgtcaaagagaagctgtgaagctctggcctcagctcttggctcccagtcctctagtctgagagagctggacttgagtaacaacaaccttcaagattcaggagtgaagctgctctgtgctggactggagagtctgCAATGTAAACtggaaactctcaggtcagaATGTAAGAGTCAGTAACACTCTTTAAAGATTGCACGACACTGAAAGTAGTTTCAATGAAGTGTGAATGTGTCCGTACAAAACTGTAACCGAGTTGTTTTCCAATTATTGGCAATAACATGTTTGTTCCTGGGAATAGCtttttctgttgaatgttttgatattttcctTAGTTGGTCTTAAGTCTTAAACTTAACGCTGTTCTCTAACTTTCTGCAAATTAGAGAACCTTTGAAATGAACAGATTAAAAACACTTGGCAGCTcatcattttgtatttgtaacaTTTGACTGAATTTTGATGTCTAATTTCAGACTGTCAGGCTGTCTGGTCACAGAGAAAGGCTGTTCtgctctggcctcagctcttagctccaacccctcccatctgagagagctggacctgagctacaatcatcctggagactcaggagtgaagctgctgactgCTCGACAGgaggatccagactggagactggacGTTCTCAGGTATAAGAGCTCTGTTACACTGACAAACTGGGGAACTCTTCTAGGTTGAACAGCAGTTAGCACTCACAGGGAAGGTtgttaaatgtttcattttttataatACAAGAGAATATGCTGGACTGAATGTGTTTCTTCTTACAGAGTGGACCATTGCGGAGAACAGAGACTGAAACCTGGTCTGACGAAGTGTAAGTGTGGATTCAGTTTGATTCATGAGAACacaacagcacacagtcaaGTCCATTTTTTTATAAGTTTATAATTTACTCATACAACCTCACAGACAATAGCTGACTCAACAACCTACCACtttgaatatttacaacatttctaGGGTATACAATGCAgtcttttattaatgtttgAATAACAatgtaaaagttaaataaattaaaaataaattaagacattttaagaataaaaaacagttgTATTAGCTGAtaacctgctgc
This window harbors:
- the LOC141017617 gene encoding protein NLRC3-like — its product is MATPKQVLLGTLEDLGKDDFIKFKWLLQQEGVLEGFPAIPKCRLENANRMGTVDQMVQTYGMNTIRVTRMVLGEMKQNDLREKLSNTISEPKEILTECQLKLKTNLKKRFHCVFEKITKAGSSKPLHEIYTEIYIMMEETGEVNMEHEVRQIETATWKPATPETTIRCEDIFKASPGRDEPIRTMMTKGVAGIGKTVLTQKFTLDWAEDKANQDIHFTFPFTFRELNVLKEKKFSLVELVHHFFTETKEAGICSFEEFQVVFIFDGLDECRLPLDFHNTEILTDVTESTSVDVLLTNLIRGKLLPSAHLWITTRPAAANQIPSECVDMVTEVRGFTDPQKEEYFRKRFRDEEQASRIISHIKTSRSLHIMCHIPVFCWITATVLENVLKTREGGELPKTLTQMYIHFLVVQSKVKNVKYDGGAERDPHWTPESRKMIESLGKLAFEQLQKGNLIFYESDLTECGIDIRAASVYSGVFTEIFKEESGLYQDKVFCFIHLSVQEFLAALHVHLTFINSGFNLLAEARWWWARTLAYLWSIVFGDNSKLSHVHQNAVKKALQSPNGHLDLFLRFLLGLSLDTNQNLLRGLLTEKGSSLETNQETVQYIKKKISENQSPERGINLFHCLNELNDGSLVEEVQQYLSSGSLSTDKLSPAQWSALGFILLSSEKDLNVFDLRKYSASEEALLRLLPVVKASNKALLSGCNLSKRSCEALASALGSQSSSLRELDLSNNNLQDSGVKLLCAGLESLQCKLETLRLSGCLVTEKGCSALASALSSNPSHLRELDLSYNHPGDSGVKLLTARQEDPDWRLDVLRVDHCGEQRLKPGLTKYFCELTVDTNTLNRRLKLTDNNNRVTVVREEQPYPDHQDRFDKFLQLLCKNGLTGCCYWEVEWKGEVYITVTYKGIRRKGGSYDCLFGGNDQSWSLKCSDSDGYSVWYNNRQTVLPLSSSSSGRVAVYVDFAAGTLSFYRVSSDTLIHLHTFNTTFTEPLYPGFGFWSDSSVSLCSV